The nucleotide window GAGGTATTTGCCGCGACCAATCAAGCGGGCGTTGTTGAATTTCTGCGATTGTATCCGCATCGACTTCTACATTATCTGTTGCAGGATTATGCTTAGGCTGAAGCAGCGGTAAACATGATGCAAAGCGCACTTGTTGCGCAAACCACTCCAAGGTAACAGAGCCTAAGTAAGCTTGAGTACCACCCATCGTTGTTGTTTGCACGAGAATTCGAGCTTCTAAATATGGTGCTAACAACGAAGCCAATTCCTCTGGTTTGTTGTCCTTGCGATATTTACCAGTAGTATCAGCTACTCTCTTATTCATAAATTTCTCAACTGAAGTTCTTACAAAGCTTAAGCTGTTAAGAAATTGAGCGCTAAAAGTTTTTAAAAACCTTTAAACTTGACAATACAGGGTTGCCCTTCACAAGAGTCGTTATATAGATGCGTAGTTTCGACTTGTGTAACCACACAACGGCATAAGTTTCAGAAGAGAAGGATAAAATGTCTACAGCACAACAGCAACACAACCAAGGCGAGCAGGCACGTACTGTAGCAGATTTAGTTGCAGATATTCAAGCTCTTACCACTGAAATTCAAGAACTATACTGTTTAGACGAAATACCTTGGTGTGTAGGCTACAGTGGCGGAAAAGATAGCACCGCAACTTTGCAACTTGTGTGGAATGCGATCGCATCGCTCCCACCCGAAAAGCGTACTAAAACAATCCACGTCATCACGACGGATACATTAGTAGAAAATCCGATTGTTTCTGCTTGGGTGCGTAACTCGCTCCAACAGATGAAGCTTGAGGCTGAAGCGCAAAAATTACCATTTCAACCGCATCTCTTACAGCCAGAGGCTAAGGAAACATTTTGGGTAGGTTTAATCGGTAAAGGTTATCCAGCACCTAGAGGAAAATTTCGCTGGTGTACCGAGCGTCTTAAGATTAATCCATCAAACCGTTTTATTCGTGATGTGATCAGAACAAACGGTGAAACCATTCTTGTTTTAGGTACTCGCAAAGCTGAAAGCACAAAGCGTGCAAACAGAATGAAGAAGATGGAAGCTAAGCGGGTCAGAGATCGCCTCAGCCCAAACATGAATTTACCAAACTCGTTAGTTTATAGCCCCATCGAAGACTGGCGCAACGATGAAGTATGGCTTTATCTGATGCAGTGGGAGAATCCTTGGCGATATAGCAACAAAGATTTATTCTCAATGTATCGCGGTGCTACGGCTGATAATGAATGTCCCTTAGTGGTTGATACATCGACTCCTAGTTGTGGAAGTTCTCGTTTTGGTTGCTGGGTTTGCACACTGGTTAGCCAAGATAAATCACTAACAGCCATGATCCAGAATGATGATGAGAAAGAATGGATGCAACCACTACTTGATTTCCGTATGGAATTAGATGCAGAAGAAAATCGTGAAAGACGCGATTTTAGGCGGAGGAATGGTAACGTACAACTTTACGAACGCAACCTAGATGGCGATATCTCTGTTGAACCAATTCCAGGTCCTTATGTTAAAGAAGCAAGAGAATATTGGCTTAGAAGACTCCTGACAATTCAAACACAAATTCAACGTACCGCGCCAGCAGAAATGCGCGAGCTTACCCTAATCACTCTAGAAGAGTTAAGCGAAATCCGCCGTATCTGGTTAGAAGAAAATCACGAGTTTGACGACAGTTTACCGCGAATTTATCAAGAAGTTACAGGCGAACCTTTTCGCGATCCACGCCCAGGAAGCGATCGCACTTTGCTCGGTAGCGACGAATGGGCTGTACTCGAAGAAATCTGTGATGATGACGCAATGCATCTCGAATTAATGGCAAAGTTACTCGATACCGAACGACAATATCGCACCATGGCGCGTCGTAATGGCATTTTTGAGGCGTTAGAAAAGTGCTTTGAAACAAGTTCGCGTTCCAAAGAAGAAGCGATCGCTAATGCACATTACAAAAGAGACTTGAAAAATGCTGCTGAGCAAGGCAACGTTGAAACTGTCAAGCAGTTAACATGGGCAAGCCTAAAGTTTCAAGCTACATCCATAGATGACAATAGCTTAAGTGATTAGAATCACTGCCCATTTTAATGAGTTTGATACAGTTCAGATAGGGCTGAACTGTATTCGACTGCTAAAAAAGTTGTTAGCTGCTATTTACCAAAGAGCGCGAACACCCTCACCCGCAGGTTGCTCCACTCCAGTAGTGTCGTCGTTATCGTTGTCCGTGTCTGTAGGTGCTCCGACTCCTGGTGTAGTAGTATCTTCTGGTGTGGTAGTTGCATCCGGTGTCGTTGTCGCAGGAGCTGTGGGATCGGTTGGCGTACCTAATCCTGGGGTAGTTGCATCTGGTGTTGTTCCAGGAGCTGTGGGATCGGTTGGTTGTCCTAATCCTGGGGTAGTTGCATCTGGTGTTGTTCCAGGAGCTGTAGGATCAGTTGGTTGTCCTACTCCTGGCGCAGTCGGATCAGTTGGTTGTCCTACTCCTGGGGTAGTTTGAGCAAGGATTTGATTAGAGCTACCAAGTTTGGCGTTGGAATTAATTTGCGTTAAAGCTGGAAGAGTCACAAGAGTCGCAGCACCAGCAAATCCCAATAGACTTGTCAGCTTGAGAAGCATTTGGCGTTTCCGTGCTTGCATTAATTTCTCCTCAAAATACACACTAAGAACAAGACGAACTAAAAGGTAAATATCAGTTTCGTCTATAGTTGGTTCCTGAATGTCAAACCAGGAATTTTTACTCAGTTTAGAGATGTGTGCTGGAGATTTTCTCTTCCTTGAGTCGTAGTTTGTTCTTTTGATACGTTTTGTTTATCAATGCTAACCCGCGTGTAGCTATGTTAATGTTTGACCTGCAAATCTTTATTTGAATACTCAGTGCTAGTATTTTTTTATACAGCACAGGCGAGCGCGATTTGTGTCATTTTTGAGTTATTCCACAACTGTGACAGGAGTTCCTAGACTGACTTGACTAAACAACTCTTCGACGTCTTTGTTGTACATCCGAATACAGCCATGCGAAGCTGCTGTACCTACTGTTTCAGCATTAGGAGTACCATGAAAACCAATTGAATTTCTGCCATCACTCCAGAAGCCA belongs to Gloeocapsopsis sp. IPPAS B-1203 and includes:
- the dndC gene encoding DNA phosphorothioation system sulfurtransferase DndC, with product MSTAQQQHNQGEQARTVADLVADIQALTTEIQELYCLDEIPWCVGYSGGKDSTATLQLVWNAIASLPPEKRTKTIHVITTDTLVENPIVSAWVRNSLQQMKLEAEAQKLPFQPHLLQPEAKETFWVGLIGKGYPAPRGKFRWCTERLKINPSNRFIRDVIRTNGETILVLGTRKAESTKRANRMKKMEAKRVRDRLSPNMNLPNSLVYSPIEDWRNDEVWLYLMQWENPWRYSNKDLFSMYRGATADNECPLVVDTSTPSCGSSRFGCWVCTLVSQDKSLTAMIQNDDEKEWMQPLLDFRMELDAEENRERRDFRRRNGNVQLYERNLDGDISVEPIPGPYVKEAREYWLRRLLTIQTQIQRTAPAEMRELTLITLEELSEIRRIWLEENHEFDDSLPRIYQEVTGEPFRDPRPGSDRTLLGSDEWAVLEEICDDDAMHLELMAKLLDTERQYRTMARRNGIFEALEKCFETSSRSKEEAIANAHYKRDLKNAAEQGNVETVKQLTWASLKFQATSIDDNSLSD